In Rouxiella sp. WC2420, the following proteins share a genomic window:
- the feoB gene encoding Fe(2+) transporter permease subunit FeoB: protein MKQLTIGLIGNPNSGKTTLFNQLTGSRQRVGNWAGVTVERKEGSFSTAAQAVKLVDLPGTYSLTTISSQTSLDEQIACHYILGGEAGMLINVIDASNLERNLYLTLQLLELGIPCIVVLNMLDIAEAQNITLDIKALSSRLGCPVVALIATRTNGLDALLSAIDQHPEPILLQRIDYPAALLHEMKYLAEAMPQNLPRQRREWLAIQMLEGDIYSATHSGEAKNRLDEVHKRLIANGIADPALAIAEARYKTLTNLGSEVSNTLSSTPHRLTQLLDKFVLNRFLGVPIFLLVMYLMFVLAINIGGALKPLFEIGSATLFVDGIQWLGHGMQLPTWLTLFLAQGVGGGISTVMPLIPQIGMMYLFLSFLEDSGYMARAAFVMDRLMQSLGLPGKSFVPLIVGFGCNVPSILGARTLDAPRERLITVMMAPFMSCGARLAIFAVFSAAFFGQSGASIVFSLYLLGIAVAVLTGLVMKHTVVRGEASPFIMELPVYHIPQVKTLLLQTWQRLQNFVLRAGKVIVIACIFIGALNSFSFNGKPVDSINDSALASVSRVLTPVLTPMGVHPDNWQATVGLITGAMAKEVVVGTLNTLYTAEQLKAAPFDASQYAPVSELRRAVDETWSSLRDTFSFSVLANPIEASKGNGEMAASAMGVMSAKFGSAVSAYSYLIFVLLYVPCVSVMGAIARETNRSWMMFSILWGLNVAWSLATLFYQSATLSQHPLQSATIIAAVLLVNALILTGLRCSRSRGPTTLAVGALLPSTGGGCKGCAEGKKCGTRRTTP, encoded by the coding sequence ATGAAACAGCTGACCATTGGGCTGATAGGCAACCCGAACTCAGGAAAAACCACACTCTTTAACCAGTTAACGGGATCACGCCAAAGAGTCGGCAACTGGGCTGGAGTCACCGTCGAGCGCAAGGAAGGCTCATTCTCGACTGCCGCGCAGGCGGTCAAGCTGGTCGATTTACCTGGCACCTATTCGCTGACCACCATTTCAAGCCAGACTTCTCTCGACGAACAAATCGCCTGCCACTACATTCTCGGCGGCGAAGCCGGAATGTTGATCAACGTGATCGACGCCTCTAATCTTGAAAGAAATCTTTATCTTACGCTGCAACTGCTAGAGCTGGGCATCCCGTGCATTGTGGTGCTGAACATGTTGGATATCGCCGAAGCGCAAAATATTACCTTAGATATCAAGGCTCTTTCCTCACGGCTCGGCTGTCCGGTTGTTGCTCTGATTGCTACTCGCACCAATGGTTTAGATGCGCTGTTGTCCGCCATAGACCAGCATCCAGAACCCATCCTGCTTCAACGTATTGATTACCCTGCCGCTTTGCTGCATGAAATGAAATATCTTGCTGAGGCAATGCCGCAAAATCTTCCCCGACAGCGGCGCGAATGGCTGGCAATCCAGATGCTCGAAGGTGATATCTACAGCGCTACACATTCAGGGGAGGCAAAAAATCGGCTCGATGAAGTCCATAAACGTCTTATAGCCAATGGCATTGCCGATCCAGCGCTAGCGATTGCCGAAGCGCGCTATAAAACCCTGACTAACCTAGGTAGCGAGGTCAGCAATACGCTTTCGAGCACGCCTCATCGTCTGACTCAACTGCTTGATAAATTTGTACTAAACCGTTTTCTTGGCGTACCCATCTTCTTGTTGGTGATGTACCTGATGTTCGTGCTGGCCATCAATATCGGCGGCGCGCTAAAGCCGCTGTTTGAAATTGGCTCGGCGACGCTGTTTGTCGATGGTATTCAGTGGCTGGGCCATGGAATGCAATTACCGACCTGGCTGACGCTATTTCTTGCCCAGGGCGTAGGTGGCGGGATAAGCACCGTAATGCCGCTGATCCCGCAAATTGGCATGATGTACCTATTTCTTTCTTTTCTTGAAGACTCCGGCTATATGGCGCGGGCAGCCTTCGTGATGGACCGCCTAATGCAGTCTCTCGGCCTGCCGGGCAAATCATTTGTGCCGCTGATTGTCGGTTTTGGCTGTAACGTGCCGTCGATTCTGGGGGCTCGCACGCTGGATGCACCTCGTGAACGGCTGATCACCGTAATGATGGCGCCGTTTATGTCATGCGGCGCACGATTGGCGATCTTTGCCGTGTTCTCGGCAGCATTCTTCGGGCAGAGCGGAGCTTCGATTGTATTCTCGCTGTATTTGCTGGGCATTGCGGTTGCAGTGCTAACCGGTCTGGTGATGAAACACACCGTGGTTCGAGGAGAGGCTTCGCCCTTTATTATGGAGCTTCCGGTCTATCACATTCCTCAAGTTAAAACGCTGCTGCTGCAAACCTGGCAACGTTTGCAAAACTTCGTCCTGCGTGCGGGTAAAGTCATTGTCATTGCCTGCATATTTATCGGCGCGCTAAACAGCTTTTCGTTTAACGGCAAGCCGGTAGATTCAATAAATGATTCCGCGCTGGCCAGCGTCAGCCGCGTGTTGACGCCAGTGCTTACGCCGATGGGTGTGCATCCCGACAATTGGCAGGCGACTGTGGGCCTGATTACCGGCGCGATGGCCAAAGAGGTAGTGGTCGGCACGCTGAACACGCTTTACACCGCCGAGCAGTTGAAAGCCGCCCCCTTTGACGCCAGCCAATATGCTCCCGTGAGCGAGCTGCGCCGTGCCGTGGATGAAACCTGGAGCAGTCTGCGAGACACCTTTAGCTTTAGCGTATTGGCAAATCCTATTGAGGCCAGCAAAGGCAACGGCGAGATGGCGGCCAGTGCCATGGGCGTGATGAGTGCCAAATTCGGCAGCGCCGTTTCCGCCTACAGTTATCTGATCTTCGTGCTGCTGTACGTGCCCTGCGTGTCAGTCATGGGGGCTATCGCCCGTGAGACCAACCGCAGTTGGATGATGTTCTCTATCCTTTGGGGCCTGAACGTCGCCTGGTCACTGGCAACACTGTTTTATCAGAGCGCAACGCTAAGCCAGCACCCGTTGCAAAGCGCAACGATTATTGCCGCAGTGCTATTGGTCAACGCGCTCATCCTCACCGGTCTTCGCTGTTCTCGCAGTCGCGGGCCGACAACATTGGCCGTTGGCGCTTTGCTCCCCTCCACAGGCGGTGGCTGCAAAGGATGTGCCGAAGGTAAAAAATGCGGCACGCGCCGAACAACGCCGTAA
- the greB gene encoding transcription elongation factor GreB codes for MKTKLITREGYQKLKGELDFLWREDRPDVTKKVTWAASLGDRSENADYQYNKKRLREIDRRIRYLTKCMQELRIVDYSPQQEGKVFFGASVEIENDDGEILNFRIVGYDEIFGRKDYISIDSPMARALLKKEVGDSAVVNTPIGDAVWYVNQIAYPQAE; via the coding sequence ATGAAAACCAAGCTGATAACGCGTGAAGGCTACCAGAAATTAAAGGGCGAACTCGACTTTCTATGGCGCGAGGATCGTCCAGATGTCACAAAAAAGGTAACCTGGGCCGCCAGCCTCGGCGACAGAAGTGAAAATGCCGATTATCAATACAACAAAAAACGCCTGCGCGAGATCGACCGGCGAATACGTTATCTCACCAAATGCATGCAAGAGCTGCGTATCGTCGACTATTCGCCGCAGCAGGAAGGAAAGGTATTTTTCGGTGCCAGCGTCGAGATAGAAAATGATGACGGCGAGATACTGAATTTTCGCATCGTCGGCTACGATGAAATTTTTGGTCGTAAAGATTACATCTCGATTGATTCACCAATGGCCCGCGCGCTGCTGAAAAAAGAAGTGGGCGACAGCGCGGTGGTCAATACCCCGATTGGCGATGCGGTCTGGTATGTCAACCAGATAGCCTATCCTCAGGCCGAATGA
- the envZ gene encoding two-component system sensor histidine kinase EnvZ: MRKIRFSPRSSFARTLLLIVTLLFVSLVTTYLVVLNFAILPSLQQFNKVLAYEVRMLMTDKLQLEDGTLLEVPPAFRREIYRELGISLYTNSAAEESGLRWAQHYEFLSQQMAQQLGGPTDVRVEVNKNTPVVWLKTWLSPDIWVRVPLTEIHQGDFSPLFRYTLAIMLLAIGGAWLFIRIQNRPLVELEHAALQVGKGIIPPPLREYGASEVRSVTRAFNQMASGVKQLADDRTLLMAGVSHDLRTPLTRIRLATEMMSIEDAYLAESINKDIEESNAIIEQFIDYLRTGQEMQTEVCDLNSILGEVVAAESGYEREIETDLVDGEVLVNVHPLSIKRAAVNMVVNAARYGNGWIKVSSGHELNRSWFQVEDDGPGIEPDQLAHLFQPFVRGDSARTISGTGLGLAIVQRIIDAHAGSLDIGKSPRGGLRFRAYLPHAAKDVVVTPVSPV, encoded by the coding sequence ATGAGGAAAATACGCTTTTCACCGCGTAGCTCCTTTGCCCGTACTTTGCTTTTAATCGTCACCCTGCTGTTTGTCAGCCTGGTGACGACCTATCTGGTCGTGCTGAACTTCGCCATTCTGCCGAGTTTGCAGCAGTTCAATAAAGTCCTGGCCTACGAAGTTCGTATGCTGATGACCGACAAGCTGCAACTCGAGGATGGCACACTGCTGGAAGTGCCACCGGCGTTTCGCCGTGAAATCTACCGTGAGCTGGGCATCTCGCTGTACACCAACTCTGCTGCCGAAGAGAGTGGTTTACGCTGGGCGCAGCACTACGAGTTCCTGAGCCAGCAAATGGCTCAGCAACTTGGCGGTCCTACTGATGTTCGCGTTGAAGTAAATAAAAACACCCCCGTTGTCTGGCTGAAAACCTGGTTGTCACCGGACATCTGGGTGCGCGTGCCGTTAACTGAAATTCATCAGGGCGATTTCTCCCCACTGTTCCGCTATACGTTGGCAATTATGCTGCTGGCTATTGGTGGCGCATGGCTGTTTATCCGTATCCAGAATCGACCCTTGGTTGAGCTGGAACACGCCGCGTTGCAGGTCGGGAAGGGTATTATTCCGCCGCCGTTGCGTGAATATGGCGCTTCTGAAGTGCGATCGGTGACCCGCGCGTTCAATCAGATGGCTTCGGGCGTCAAACAGCTGGCAGACGATCGAACGCTGCTGATGGCGGGCGTGAGTCACGATTTGCGCACGCCACTCACCCGTATCCGTCTCGCGACAGAAATGATGAGCATTGAAGATGCCTATCTGGCTGAATCTATCAATAAGGATATCGAAGAGAGCAACGCGATCATCGAGCAATTTATTGATTATCTGCGCACCGGGCAGGAGATGCAGACTGAGGTTTGTGACCTTAACTCGATACTGGGTGAAGTCGTTGCAGCAGAAAGCGGCTACGAGCGTGAGATTGAAACCGATCTGGTAGACGGCGAAGTATTGGTCAACGTGCATCCGCTGTCGATTAAGCGTGCAGCGGTGAACATGGTGGTGAATGCAGCACGTTACGGCAATGGCTGGATCAAGGTCAGCAGCGGTCACGAGCTCAATCGCAGCTGGTTCCAGGTTGAGGATGATGGTCCGGGCATCGAACCTGATCAGTTAGCCCATTTGTTCCAACCGTTTGTGCGTGGCGACAGTGCGCGCACTATCAGCGGCACCGGTTTAGGTTTGGCGATTGTGCAGCGTATTATCGATGCGCACGCCGGTTCGCTGGATATCGGCAAGAGTCCACGCGGAGGATTACGATTTAGAGCGTATCTGCCTCATGCGGCAAAAGATGTTGTTGTGACTCCGGTATCACCGGTCTAA
- the ompR gene encoding two-component system response regulator OmpR, with translation MQENHKILVVDDDMRLRALLERYLTEQGFQVRSVANAEQMDRLLTRESFHLMVLDLMLPGEDGLSICRRLRSQSNPMPIIMVTAKGEEVDRIVGLEIGADDYIPKPFNPRELLARIRAVLRRQANELPGAPSQEEAVISFGKFKLNLGTREMFREDEPMPLTSGEFAVLKALVSHPREPLSRDKLMNLARGREYSAMERSIDVQISRLRRMVEEDPAHPRYIQTVWGLGYVFVPDGSKA, from the coding sequence ATGCAAGAGAATCACAAGATTCTGGTAGTAGATGATGACATGCGTTTACGCGCACTTTTAGAACGTTATCTGACTGAGCAAGGCTTCCAGGTACGAAGCGTTGCCAATGCTGAGCAAATGGACCGTTTACTGACTCGTGAATCCTTCCATTTGATGGTGCTTGACCTGATGCTGCCAGGTGAAGACGGCTTGTCTATCTGTCGCCGCCTGCGTAGTCAAAGCAACCCTATGCCGATCATTATGGTGACCGCCAAGGGTGAAGAAGTTGATCGCATCGTGGGCCTGGAAATTGGTGCCGATGACTATATTCCAAAACCGTTCAACCCGCGCGAGCTGCTGGCTCGTATCCGCGCTGTGTTGCGTCGTCAGGCCAATGAGCTGCCGGGTGCGCCTTCACAGGAAGAAGCCGTGATTTCTTTCGGTAAATTCAAGCTGAACCTCGGTACGCGTGAGATGTTCCGTGAAGACGAACCTATGCCTTTGACCAGCGGCGAATTTGCCGTGTTGAAAGCGCTGGTGAGCCATCCTCGCGAGCCGCTGTCTCGCGACAAACTGATGAACCTGGCTCGTGGCCGTGAGTACAGTGCGATGGAACGTTCTATCGACGTGCAGATTTCTCGTCTTCGCCGCATGGTTGAAGAAGATCCGGCGCATCCGCGTTATATTCAGACCGTTTGGGGTCTGGGCTACGTGTTCGTACCGGACGGCAGTAAGGCATGA
- a CDS encoding plasmid stabilization protein, translating into MATLTIRNLDDEVKDLLRLAAARNGHSMEEEARIILRQALQGSQPSYGLGSRLQQRFSSGGGVELALPQHGNASLDGEKQP; encoded by the coding sequence ATGGCAACGCTGACGATTCGCAACCTCGATGACGAAGTTAAAGATTTGCTGCGACTCGCGGCGGCCAGAAACGGGCACTCCATGGAAGAGGAGGCCCGGATCATTCTTCGGCAGGCGCTGCAAGGCAGCCAGCCGAGCTATGGTCTAGGCAGTCGATTGCAACAGCGATTCTCGTCTGGCGGCGGCGTTGAGCTAGCTCTACCTCAGCACGGCAACGCTTCTCTCGACGGAGAAAAGCAGCCATGA
- the feoA gene encoding ferrous iron transporter A: protein MQLKPQRSYKIIGYAADISPAYRQKLLSLGMLPGTCFNVLRVAPLGDPLQIELRRTSLALRKKDLLLLRIEPHEPSDSLHRRTTNQPSIPVLQR from the coding sequence ATGCAGCTTAAACCCCAGCGCAGTTACAAAATAATCGGTTACGCCGCCGATATCAGTCCGGCGTATCGCCAGAAACTGCTGTCTCTCGGCATGCTCCCCGGCACCTGTTTCAACGTGCTGCGCGTGGCTCCGCTGGGCGATCCGCTGCAAATTGAATTACGCCGCACCAGTTTGGCTTTACGCAAAAAAGATTTACTGCTGCTCAGGATCGAACCACACGAACCGAGTGATTCACTGCATCGGCGTACGACAAACCAGCCCTCTATACCCGTCTTGCAAAGGTAA
- a CDS encoding PIN domain-containing protein yields the protein MIVLDTPVIMEILRPKPHKSVLEWLDAQDAQQLFLTAITVAELFASLENLADSKQKAQVSTLMLEMLNQDFSGRLLPFDAQSAIIFAPLLAGNQNIEISLSYAELQKVAICQQHQARLATLDAHRFANSGIPLLNPWENQGSPRWREDSAEYFVMSRKS from the coding sequence ATGATCGTGCTCGATACGCCGGTGATAATGGAAATTTTGCGGCCAAAACCGCATAAGTCTGTGCTGGAATGGCTGGATGCACAGGATGCGCAACAGCTTTTCCTGACCGCTATCACCGTTGCCGAACTGTTTGCCAGCCTTGAAAATCTGGCTGACAGCAAACAGAAAGCGCAGGTCTCAACGCTGATGCTAGAAATGCTAAACCAGGATTTTTCCGGAAGATTGCTGCCGTTCGATGCACAAAGCGCGATTATCTTTGCCCCGCTGTTGGCAGGGAATCAAAATATCGAGATTTCTTTAAGCTATGCGGAATTGCAGAAGGTCGCCATTTGCCAGCAGCATCAGGCGCGTCTTGCGACTTTAGATGCGCACCGCTTTGCCAACAGCGGTATTCCGCTGCTGAATCCGTGGGAAAATCAAGGCAGCCCTCGCTGGCGCGAAGACTCGGCGGAATATTTTGTAATGAGTAGAAAGTCTTAA
- the pckA gene encoding phosphoenolpyruvate carboxykinase (ATP) encodes MSNTPFSADELTQYGITQATEIIYNPSYDVLYQEEQAPGLEGFERGQLTELGAINVDTGIFTGRSPKDKYIVRDETTRDTVWWSDQGKGKNDNKPLSQETWQVLKQLVGRQLSGKRLFVVDAFCGTNENSRLKVRFVTEVAWQAHFVKNMFIRPTDEELIGFKPDFVVLNGAKCTNPDWKEQGLNSENFIAFNLSEGVQLIGGTWYGGEMKKGMFAVMNYLLPLNNIASMHCSANVGEKGDVAVFFGLSGTGKTTLSTDPKRKLIGDDEHGWDDEGVFNFEGGCYAKTINLSKEAEPDIFGAIRRDALLENVAVNEQGVIDFSDGSKTENTRVTYPIQHIDNIVKPVSKAGHATKVIFLTADAYGVLPPVSCLTDKQTEYYFLSGFTAKLAGTERGVTEPTPTFSACFGAAFLTLHPTQYAEVLEKRMKASGAKAYLVNTGWNGTGKRISLKNTRAIIDSILSGEIDNQPTTKLPIFDLAVPQSLPGVDTQILDPRDSYSSAEQWQGKAEDLAKLFVDNFSKYTDTAAGAALVSAGPKL; translated from the coding sequence ATGTCAAACACACCTTTTTCGGCTGACGAGCTGACCCAATACGGGATCACTCAAGCCACTGAAATCATTTACAATCCGAGTTATGACGTGCTGTATCAGGAAGAACAAGCTCCTGGTTTGGAAGGCTTTGAACGCGGTCAATTGACCGAGCTTGGCGCTATCAATGTAGATACCGGCATCTTCACCGGCCGCTCGCCAAAAGACAAATATATTGTCCGTGACGAGACGACTCGCGACACTGTTTGGTGGTCAGATCAGGGCAAAGGCAAAAACGATAACAAGCCGCTGAGTCAAGAAACCTGGCAGGTGCTGAAGCAGCTGGTTGGGCGTCAGCTTTCTGGCAAACGCCTGTTCGTAGTTGATGCTTTTTGCGGCACCAATGAAAACTCACGCCTCAAGGTTCGCTTCGTCACTGAAGTTGCCTGGCAGGCACATTTCGTTAAAAATATGTTCATTCGCCCTACCGACGAAGAGCTGATTGGTTTTAAACCAGATTTCGTGGTGCTGAACGGCGCGAAATGCACAAATCCAGACTGGAAAGAGCAGGGTCTCAATTCCGAAAACTTCATCGCGTTCAACCTGAGCGAAGGCGTGCAGCTGATTGGCGGCACCTGGTACGGCGGCGAGATGAAAAAAGGCATGTTCGCCGTAATGAACTACCTGCTGCCGTTAAATAATATTGCCTCGATGCACTGCTCCGCCAACGTGGGCGAGAAAGGCGATGTGGCCGTGTTCTTCGGCCTGTCAGGCACCGGTAAAACCACCCTGTCCACCGATCCAAAACGTAAGCTGATTGGTGATGACGAACACGGCTGGGATGATGAAGGTGTATTCAATTTCGAAGGCGGCTGCTACGCTAAAACCATCAATCTGAGCAAAGAAGCCGAGCCTGATATTTTTGGTGCGATCCGCCGTGATGCCTTGCTGGAAAACGTGGCAGTCAACGAGCAGGGGGTGATCGACTTCAGCGACGGCTCTAAAACCGAAAATACCCGCGTGACTTATCCGATCCAACATATCGACAATATCGTCAAGCCGGTGTCGAAAGCGGGTCATGCCACCAAGGTTATCTTCCTGACTGCCGATGCGTACGGCGTACTGCCACCGGTTTCCTGCCTGACTGACAAGCAAACCGAGTACTATTTCCTGTCTGGCTTCACCGCCAAGCTGGCCGGCACCGAGCGCGGCGTGACTGAACCTACGCCAACCTTCTCTGCCTGCTTTGGCGCTGCGTTCCTGACGTTGCACCCAACGCAGTATGCTGAAGTGCTGGAAAAGCGTATGAAAGCCTCAGGTGCGAAAGCCTATCTGGTTAATACCGGCTGGAACGGCACCGGTAAGCGTATTTCCCTGAAAAACACTCGCGCAATCATCGACTCTATCCTCAGCGGCGAGATCGACAACCAGCCAACAACCAAACTGCCGATTTTCGACCTTGCGGTGCCGCAGTCTCTGCCGGGCGTTGACACGCAGATCCTCGATCCGCGCGACAGCTACTCAAGCGCCGAGCAGTGGCAAGGAAAAGCCGAAGATCTGGCCAAGCTGTTTGTCGACAACTTCAGCAAATATACCGATACCGCTGCAGGCGCCGCGCTGGTGAGTGCAGGACCTAAGCTTTAA
- a CDS encoding Tex family protein: MNDQLSRIIATELQVRPEQVASVVRLLDEGNTVPFIARYRKEVTGGLDDTQLRQLDSRLGYLRELEERRQTILKSIDDQGKLSGELSKAINGTLSKTELEDLYLPFKPKRRTRGQIAVEAGLEPLADLLWQDPSHEPEQAAAAYVDADKGVADTKAALDGARYILMERFAEDAALLAKVRDYLWKNAHLTSRMVEGKEQDGAKFRDYFDHHEPFSQVPSHRALAMFRGRNEGVLQLSLNADPQSDEPPRESYAEQIIIDHLGLKLDNAPADVWRRAVVNWTWRIKVLMHLETELMSTVRERAEEEAINVFARNMHDLLMAAPAGMRATMGLDPGLRTGVKVAVVDNTGKLVGIDTVYPHTGQAAKAAQQVAALCIKHNVELVAIGNGTASRETERFFIELQKQFPDVKAQKVIVSEAGASVYSASELAALEFPDLDVSIRGAVSIARRLQDPLAELVKIDPKSIGVGQYQHDVSQSLLAKKLDAVVEDCVNAVGVDLNTASVPLLTRVAGLTRMMAQNIVNWRDENGQFRNREQLLKVSRLGPKAFEQCAGFLRINHGDNPLDASTVHPETYPVVQRILAATQLALKDLMADSNVLRGLKVSEFTDERFGVPTVTDILKELEKPGHDPRPEFKTATFAEGVETMNDLTPGMVLEGTVTNVTNFGAFVDIGVHQDGLVHISSLANKFVEDPHTVVKTGDIVKVKVMEVDLQRKRIALTMRLDEQPGEGPARRSGGPSAPATNANKGREAPKRNAPAPSGRGNNNPGNNAMADALAAALGKKR, translated from the coding sequence ATGAATGATCAACTGAGCCGCATTATCGCGACAGAATTGCAGGTACGCCCGGAGCAGGTTGCCTCGGTCGTCCGCTTACTGGATGAAGGTAATACTGTGCCGTTTATTGCACGGTATCGTAAGGAAGTCACCGGCGGGTTGGATGATACCCAACTGCGTCAGTTGGACAGCCGTCTCGGCTATCTGCGTGAGCTGGAAGAGCGTCGCCAGACCATCCTCAAATCCATTGATGACCAAGGCAAGCTGAGCGGTGAGCTGTCTAAAGCCATTAACGGCACGCTGAGCAAAACTGAACTGGAAGATTTATATCTGCCGTTCAAACCCAAGCGCCGCACCCGTGGGCAAATTGCCGTCGAAGCCGGTCTGGAACCGCTGGCCGACTTGCTTTGGCAAGACCCATCACACGAACCTGAACAGGCGGCCGCTGCCTATGTTGATGCCGACAAGGGCGTTGCCGATACCAAAGCCGCCCTTGATGGTGCGCGATATATTCTAATGGAGCGTTTTGCCGAAGACGCAGCGCTCTTGGCCAAAGTCCGTGATTACCTGTGGAAAAATGCTCATCTGACCTCTCGCATGGTCGAGGGCAAAGAGCAGGACGGCGCTAAATTCCGTGACTATTTCGATCATCACGAGCCGTTCTCGCAGGTTCCCTCGCACCGCGCACTGGCGATGTTCCGCGGGCGCAACGAGGGCGTGCTGCAGCTGTCTCTGAATGCCGATCCGCAGTCCGACGAGCCGCCGCGAGAGAGCTATGCCGAGCAGATCATTATCGACCATCTGGGTCTGAAGCTTGACAACGCACCTGCGGATGTCTGGCGTCGTGCAGTGGTTAACTGGACTTGGCGTATAAAAGTGCTGATGCATCTCGAAACCGAGCTGATGAGCACCGTGCGCGAACGCGCCGAAGAAGAAGCGATCAACGTCTTCGCCCGCAACATGCACGACCTGCTGATGGCCGCTCCGGCAGGCATGCGCGCCACTATGGGCCTCGATCCGGGTCTGCGTACCGGCGTTAAAGTTGCCGTGGTCGACAACACCGGCAAGCTGGTGGGTATTGACACCGTTTATCCGCACACCGGTCAAGCTGCAAAAGCCGCGCAGCAGGTTGCCGCGTTGTGTATTAAACACAACGTTGAGCTGGTCGCTATCGGCAACGGCACTGCCTCGCGTGAAACCGAGCGTTTCTTTATCGAGCTGCAAAAACAGTTCCCAGACGTGAAAGCGCAAAAAGTCATTGTCAGCGAAGCTGGAGCTTCGGTTTATTCAGCCTCCGAACTTGCCGCGCTGGAATTCCCGGATCTCGACGTTTCCATTCGTGGCGCGGTATCCATTGCTCGCCGTTTACAAGATCCGCTGGCCGAGCTGGTGAAGATTGATCCAAAATCTATCGGCGTAGGCCAGTATCAGCACGATGTCAGCCAGAGCCTGTTAGCCAAAAAACTCGATGCCGTGGTGGAAGATTGCGTAAATGCCGTGGGCGTTGACCTCAATACTGCTTCAGTACCATTGCTGACGCGCGTGGCCGGCTTGACCCGTATGATGGCGCAGAACATCGTTAACTGGCGCGACGAAAATGGTCAGTTCCGCAACCGCGAACAGCTGCTGAAAGTCAGCCGTCTGGGGCCAAAAGCTTTTGAACAGTGTGCGGGCTTCCTGCGTATTAACCACGGCGATAACCCGCTGGATGCTTCGACCGTTCACCCGGAAACCTATCCGGTGGTGCAGCGCATTCTGGCAGCGACTCAGCTGGCGTTGAAAGACCTGATGGCCGATTCCAACGTGCTGCGCGGGCTGAAAGTCAGCGAGTTCACCGATGAGCGTTTTGGTGTGCCGACCGTGACCGACATTCTCAAAGAACTTGAGAAACCGGGTCACGATCCGCGTCCTGAATTCAAAACCGCGACCTTTGCAGAGGGAGTGGAAACCATGAACGACCTGACGCCGGGCATGGTGCTGGAAGGCACAGTCACCAACGTGACCAACTTCGGCGCTTTCGTCGATATCGGCGTGCATCAGGATGGTCTGGTCCATATCTCTTCATTGGCTAACAAGTTTGTCGAGGACCCGCACACCGTGGTGAAAACCGGCGATATCGTGAAAGTGAAGGTAATGGAAGTTGACCTGCAGCGTAAGCGTATTGCACTGACTATGCGCCTTGACGAGCAACCCGGCGAAGGCCCGGCTCGTCGCAGCGGAGGGCCGTCTGCTCCGGCAACCAATGCTAATAAAGGTCGCGAAGCACCAAAACGCAACGCCCCTGCGCCTTCTGGTCGCGGCAACAATAATCCGGGCAATAACGCCATGGCCGATGCCCTTGCCGCCGCCTTGGGTAAAAAACGCTAA